The following are from one region of the Cystobacter fuscus DSM 2262 genome:
- the ccrA gene encoding crotonyl-CoA carboxylase/reductase yields MPRRMFAQVIRSSRLGEPRTAFQLEQLEVPPLGPRDVLVLVMAAGINYNNVWAAQGTPVDACKLHARHGDPSDFHVGGSDASGIVYAVGEKVTRVRVGDHVVVHCGRWDEDAPEIAEGMDPVFHPSFHIWGYESNWGSFAQFTRVRELQCLPKWPHLTWEEAAAPTLVGATSYRMLHGWTPNTLKKGEPVLVWGGAGGLGCMAIQLAVLAGARPVAVVSSEERAGFCKQLGAVGTINRRNFDHWGMMPHWMDTPAYDRWMEGVKAFGKAFWDALGEKRNPTLVFEHPGESTTPTSIFLCQTGGMVVTCAGTTGYNATMDLRYLWMRQKRLQGSHFANREQAAAFNELLRDGRLSPCLSRTFSFGNLAEAHQLMSENKHPDGNMAILVGAPRPGLKDAP; encoded by the coding sequence GTGCCCCGTCGGATGTTCGCCCAGGTGATTCGCTCCTCGCGCCTCGGCGAGCCGCGCACGGCCTTCCAGCTCGAGCAGTTGGAGGTCCCCCCGCTGGGTCCCAGGGACGTGCTCGTCCTCGTGATGGCCGCCGGCATCAATTACAACAACGTCTGGGCCGCCCAGGGCACCCCCGTGGATGCGTGCAAGCTGCACGCTCGCCATGGAGATCCCTCGGACTTCCACGTGGGCGGCTCGGATGCCAGCGGCATCGTCTATGCGGTGGGCGAGAAGGTGACCCGGGTACGGGTGGGAGACCACGTGGTGGTCCACTGCGGCCGCTGGGACGAGGACGCGCCGGAGATCGCCGAGGGCATGGATCCAGTCTTCCACCCCTCGTTCCACATCTGGGGTTACGAATCCAACTGGGGCTCCTTCGCGCAATTCACCCGGGTGCGGGAGCTGCAATGCCTGCCCAAGTGGCCCCACCTGACGTGGGAGGAGGCCGCGGCGCCGACACTCGTGGGCGCCACGTCCTACCGGATGCTGCACGGCTGGACGCCCAACACCCTGAAGAAGGGCGAGCCGGTGCTCGTCTGGGGAGGGGCGGGAGGCCTGGGCTGCATGGCCATCCAGCTCGCGGTGCTCGCGGGCGCGCGGCCGGTGGCCGTGGTGTCCAGTGAGGAGCGCGCCGGGTTCTGCAAACAACTCGGCGCGGTCGGCACCATCAACCGCCGGAACTTCGATCACTGGGGGATGATGCCGCACTGGATGGACACCCCGGCGTATGACCGGTGGATGGAGGGCGTCAAGGCCTTCGGCAAGGCCTTCTGGGACGCGCTCGGAGAGAAGCGCAACCCCACCCTCGTCTTCGAGCACCCGGGCGAGAGCACCACCCCCACCAGCATCTTCCTCTGTCAGACGGGGGGCATGGTCGTCACCTGCGCTGGCACCACCGGCTACAACGCCACGATGGATCTGCGCTACCTGTGGATGAGGCAGAAGCGCTTGCAGGGCTCCCACTTCGCCAACCGCGAACAGGCGGCCGCCTTCAACGAGCTGCTGCGGGACGGACGGCTCTCGCCCTGCCTGTCCCGCACGTTCTCCTTCGGCAACCTGGCCGAGGCGCACCAACTCATGAGCGAGAACAAGCACCCGGATGGCAACATGGCCATCCTCGTGGGAGCACCGCGTCCGGGCCTCAAGGACGCGCCGTAG
- a CDS encoding CotH kinase family protein produces the protein MGRWSGLLGMSVVGLLACGPGAIPATTDSVGGTLGSDPAVPTPPASSSGTGNTPPPGNAGTPGGAGVPEPGAYPPVQSRVPVFELRISPANLARLDAKPLEDVSVPAEVVLDGRAAPARVEYRGASTRTLPQKSFKIKLDKGHELEQRDQFELLASWYDSGKLTEKFAVDLYTALGLPVPSARYVRVSLNGQHNGLYLDMEHVGKEYLEHHELEKNSAIYRCGGRNCELTLEAGSHQDDFEKKTQESQDNSDLGAFLEWINRGDDAQFEEKLEQFVDVEAYLGNLAADMLISNIIIEDSRSYWIHEPRKDQWQYTPWDLNNAQMLAWRTWAPEDPPITNRWPQTFSLYDPLVQRVYEQRVTERPAYRPTWNVLNTRIWDRPALRARLLAKLEAALAGPFSQARASAHIDALWAVVGPEMARDPYASPAHVARARDFLQRYVRERRAFLLQTLGELKNHGTGPLVIQTVSAGSKGYVELYNRGTSAVSLAGYELTNDLRATVRARLPSVTLNPGQRLRLAADGKTSEGATHLPFVLSRQGGEVGLFNGNRLSASGKPLVYGPEDVAYYGPLPSGMKYGRVTPGSEDFERQPTGS, from the coding sequence ATGGGACGATGGAGTGGGTTGCTGGGGATGAGCGTGGTGGGATTGCTGGCGTGTGGGCCCGGCGCCATCCCCGCGACGACGGATTCCGTGGGGGGCACCCTGGGCTCCGATCCCGCTGTCCCCACGCCTCCGGCGTCCTCCTCTGGGACGGGGAACACCCCGCCTCCGGGGAACGCGGGCACGCCGGGAGGAGCGGGCGTGCCGGAGCCGGGGGCCTATCCGCCGGTGCAGAGCCGCGTCCCGGTGTTCGAGCTGCGCATCTCCCCGGCGAACCTGGCGCGGCTGGACGCGAAACCGCTCGAGGACGTGTCCGTGCCGGCCGAGGTGGTGCTCGACGGGCGCGCGGCACCGGCGCGGGTGGAGTACCGGGGTGCCAGTACGCGCACGCTTCCCCAGAAGAGCTTCAAGATCAAACTGGACAAGGGCCACGAGCTGGAGCAGCGGGATCAGTTCGAGCTGCTGGCGAGCTGGTACGACAGCGGCAAGCTGACCGAGAAGTTCGCGGTGGATCTCTACACGGCCCTGGGCCTGCCGGTGCCGAGCGCCCGCTATGTGCGCGTGAGCCTCAACGGCCAGCACAACGGGCTCTACCTGGACATGGAGCACGTGGGGAAGGAGTACCTGGAACACCACGAGCTGGAGAAGAACTCCGCCATCTACCGCTGCGGTGGCCGCAACTGCGAGCTGACGCTCGAGGCGGGCTCCCACCAGGACGACTTCGAGAAGAAGACGCAGGAGTCCCAGGACAACTCCGACCTGGGAGCGTTCCTCGAGTGGATCAACCGCGGCGACGACGCCCAGTTCGAGGAGAAGCTCGAGCAGTTCGTGGATGTGGAGGCGTACCTGGGCAACCTCGCCGCGGACATGCTCATCTCCAACATCATCATCGAGGACTCGCGCAGCTATTGGATTCACGAGCCGCGCAAGGATCAATGGCAGTACACCCCCTGGGATTTGAACAACGCGCAGATGCTCGCCTGGCGCACGTGGGCGCCCGAGGATCCGCCCATCACCAACCGCTGGCCGCAGACCTTCAGTCTGTATGATCCCCTCGTGCAGCGCGTGTACGAGCAGCGCGTGACGGAGCGCCCGGCCTACCGGCCCACCTGGAACGTGCTCAATACGCGCATCTGGGACAGGCCGGCCCTGCGGGCCCGGCTGCTGGCGAAGCTCGAGGCGGCGCTCGCGGGTCCCTTCTCCCAGGCCCGGGCGAGTGCTCACATCGACGCGCTCTGGGCGGTGGTGGGGCCGGAGATGGCGCGGGATCCGTATGCCTCGCCCGCGCACGTGGCTCGGGCGCGCGACTTCCTCCAGCGGTATGTGCGCGAGCGCCGCGCCTTCCTGCTCCAGACGCTGGGTGAACTCAAGAACCACGGCACGGGCCCCCTGGTCATCCAGACGGTGTCCGCCGGGAGCAAGGGCTATGTGGAGCTGTACAACCGGGGGACGTCCGCCGTGTCCCTGGCGGGGTATGAGCTGACGAACGACTTGCGAGCCACCGTGCGCGCCCGGCTGCCGTCCGTCACGTTGAATCCGGGCCAGCGCCTGCGCCTGGCGGCGGATGGCAAGACGTCGGAGGGCGCCACCCATCTGCCCTTCGTCCTGAGCCGCCAGGGCGGCGAGGTGGGCCTCTTCAATGGCAATCGCTTGTCGGCCAGCGGCAAGCCGCTCGTGTATGGCCCGGAGGATGTGGCCTATTACGGCCCACTGCCCTCGGGGATGAAGTATGGCCGGGTGACGCCCGGGAGCGAGGACTTCGAGCGCCAGCCCACCGGCTCATGA
- a CDS encoding DUF6051 family protein codes for MGFIGTYRGLAEAFQGGRGHGPMDAGLVLHARRFLSAAQVPWASTAPLEGLVPGSLESQVDQGDDCEENRTFPYRILAPTGLERGARGVVLLHGLNEKKWEKYLPWAKALAEGLRAPVILFPIAFHMERSPALWFEPRPMRQLSRDRQARIPGLELSYFANAALSSRLHARPERFLWAGLRTLEDVVALSQRVRQGEEPLLAPDARLDFFGYSIGAFLSELLLLSDEDGRFSESRVVSFCGGCVLSRQEPLAREILDSAAAQALRHFLLRELEPLKRVRPELSRLFSEHPAGRAFELMVSEEHLRAEREAALRRVGSRIQAIALQEDRVAPAGAVADTFAGTGARVDILAPPYDYEHVNPFPAVTALEADVERSFSDAFGRAVEWLAR; via the coding sequence ATGGGTTTCATCGGCACGTACCGCGGGCTGGCCGAGGCCTTTCAAGGGGGCCGGGGCCATGGGCCGATGGACGCCGGGCTCGTCCTGCACGCCCGGCGGTTCCTCTCCGCTGCCCAGGTGCCCTGGGCGTCCACCGCTCCGCTCGAGGGGCTCGTGCCCGGCTCCTTGGAGAGCCAGGTGGACCAGGGCGACGACTGCGAGGAGAACCGGACCTTTCCCTACCGCATCCTCGCGCCCACGGGCCTCGAGCGAGGAGCCCGGGGGGTGGTGCTCCTGCACGGCCTCAACGAGAAGAAGTGGGAGAAGTACCTGCCGTGGGCCAAGGCGCTCGCCGAGGGGCTCCGCGCGCCCGTCATCCTCTTTCCCATCGCCTTCCACATGGAGCGCTCCCCGGCGCTCTGGTTCGAGCCCCGGCCCATGCGGCAGCTCAGCCGCGACCGCCAGGCCCGCATCCCCGGCCTGGAGCTGTCCTACTTCGCCAATGCGGCCCTGAGCTCCCGCCTCCACGCGCGGCCCGAGCGCTTCCTCTGGGCGGGTTTGCGCACCTTGGAGGACGTCGTGGCGCTCTCCCAGCGCGTGCGTCAGGGGGAGGAGCCGCTGCTGGCGCCGGACGCGCGGCTGGACTTCTTCGGCTACTCCATTGGCGCTTTCCTCTCGGAGCTCCTCCTGCTGTCGGATGAAGACGGACGCTTCTCCGAGTCCCGGGTGGTGAGCTTCTGCGGCGGCTGCGTGCTCTCGCGCCAGGAGCCGCTGGCGCGGGAGATCCTCGACAGCGCGGCGGCCCAGGCGTTGCGTCACTTCCTCCTGCGGGAACTGGAGCCGCTCAAGCGGGTGCGGCCCGAGCTGAGCCGGTTGTTCTCGGAGCACCCCGCGGGCCGGGCCTTCGAGCTCATGGTGAGCGAGGAACACCTGCGCGCCGAGCGGGAAGCGGCGCTGCGACGGGTGGGCTCGCGCATCCAGGCCATTGCCCTCCAGGAGGACCGGGTGGCGCCAGCGGGCGCCGTGGCGGACACCTTCGCGGGGACGGGCGCGCGGGTGGACATCCTGGCGCCTCCTTATGACTACGAGCACGTCAACCCGTTCCCCGCCGTGACCGCCCTGGAGGCGGACGTCGAGCGGAGCTTCTCGGACGCGTTCGGGCGTGCGGTGGAGTGGCTGGCGCGCTGA
- the gstA gene encoding glutathione transferase GstA encodes MKLYYTPGACSLSPHIVLREAGQTFDIEKVDLRTKKTESGKDFNTVNPNGYVPALQLDDGSTLTEGPAIVQYIADKAPQAKLAPANGTLERYKLQEALNFIGTELHKGFGPLFNPAFPEDARTIVKGNIDKRLTAVNERLSKQSHFLGEQFTIADAYLFTVLSWSGHVGVDLSKFPAIQAYQGRVAARPNVQAALKAEGLLK; translated from the coding sequence ATGAAGCTCTACTACACGCCTGGTGCCTGTTCGCTGTCGCCCCACATCGTCCTGCGCGAGGCGGGCCAGACCTTCGACATCGAGAAGGTCGACCTGCGCACCAAGAAGACCGAGAGCGGCAAGGACTTCAACACCGTCAACCCCAACGGCTACGTGCCCGCCCTGCAGTTGGACGACGGCAGCACCCTCACCGAGGGCCCGGCCATCGTGCAGTACATCGCCGACAAGGCGCCCCAGGCCAAGCTCGCGCCGGCCAACGGCACCCTGGAGCGCTACAAGCTGCAGGAGGCGCTCAACTTCATCGGCACCGAGCTGCACAAGGGCTTCGGCCCGCTCTTCAATCCCGCCTTCCCCGAGGACGCCCGGACGATCGTGAAGGGCAACATCGACAAGCGCCTGACCGCGGTGAACGAGCGGCTGTCCAAGCAGTCCCACTTCCTCGGCGAGCAGTTCACCATCGCCGACGCCTACCTCTTCACCGTGCTCAGCTGGAGCGGGCACGTGGGCGTCGATCTGAGCAAGTTCCCGGCGATCCAGGCCTACCAGGGGCGCGTGGCCGCGCGTCCCAACGTTCAGGCCGCCCTGAAGGCCGAAGGCCTGCTGAAGTAA
- a CDS encoding anhydro-N-acetylmuramic acid kinase, with the protein MDSGSHPSRARLCVGLLSGTSVDAVEAVLCRIEGTGAGVRITLLAHVSRPFSPEFTQRVLSAQDARALCELNFALGEHFAEAALEVITRAGLRPEDVDVIGSHGQTVAHWPSSLSDTPSTLQLGEASVIAERTGIAVVSDFRTRDMAAGGQGAPLVPYLDWALFRKPGVARALQNLGGIGNVSVVSERLEDTVAFDTGPGNMVMDGLARRISGGQLSCDLDGHLSREGHVVPHLLEELLAHPFLALPPPRSAGREGFGDALVTRLWERARHTRPQDLMATAVEFTVEATARAYETWLLPRFTLEAVYVSGGGIRNPVLMERLTARLAPLPVHPVDVLGLPEGAKEAVCFALLANEHLAGTPANVPSATGARRQVVLGKLTP; encoded by the coding sequence ATGGACTCGGGATCCCACCCCTCCCGCGCACGGCTGTGTGTCGGGCTGCTGTCTGGCACCAGCGTGGACGCGGTGGAGGCGGTGCTCTGCCGCATCGAGGGCACCGGAGCGGGGGTTCGCATCACCCTGCTCGCCCACGTCTCGCGGCCCTTCTCCCCGGAGTTCACCCAGCGGGTGCTCTCCGCCCAGGACGCCCGCGCGCTGTGTGAGCTGAACTTCGCCCTGGGCGAGCACTTCGCCGAGGCGGCGCTGGAGGTCATCACCCGGGCGGGCCTGCGCCCCGAGGACGTGGACGTCATCGGCTCGCATGGACAGACGGTGGCCCATTGGCCCTCGAGCCTGTCGGACACGCCCTCCACGCTTCAGCTCGGGGAGGCCTCCGTCATCGCCGAGCGCACCGGCATCGCCGTGGTGAGCGACTTCCGCACCCGGGACATGGCGGCGGGAGGCCAGGGCGCCCCGCTGGTGCCCTACCTGGACTGGGCCCTGTTCCGGAAGCCGGGCGTGGCCCGGGCGCTGCAGAACCTGGGTGGCATCGGCAACGTGAGCGTGGTGAGCGAGCGGCTGGAGGACACCGTCGCCTTCGACACCGGACCGGGCAACATGGTGATGGATGGGCTGGCGCGGCGCATCTCCGGCGGCCAGCTCTCGTGCGATCTCGACGGCCACCTGTCGCGCGAGGGCCACGTGGTGCCGCACCTGCTCGAGGAGCTGCTCGCCCACCCCTTCCTCGCCCTGCCCCCGCCACGCAGCGCCGGACGCGAGGGCTTCGGGGACGCGCTGGTGACGCGGCTGTGGGAGCGCGCCCGGCACACGCGGCCCCAGGACTTGATGGCCACGGCGGTGGAGTTCACCGTGGAGGCCACGGCGCGCGCCTACGAAACCTGGCTCCTGCCGCGCTTCACGCTGGAGGCGGTGTACGTGTCCGGCGGCGGCATCCGCAACCCCGTGCTGATGGAACGGCTGACGGCGCGGCTCGCGCCCCTGCCGGTGCACCCGGTGGATGTGCTGGGCCTGCCCGAGGGCGCCAAGGAAGCGGTGTGCTTCGCGCTGCTGGCCAACGAGCATCTGGCGGGAACTCCGGCGAACGTGCCGTCAGCGACTGGCGCGAGGCGTCAAGTCGTTCTAGGAAAGCTGACACCGTGA
- a CDS encoding GTP-binding protein → MSSVNLVAREVAAKIVFYGPGLSGKTSTLRKIYETVRPAHRGEMMSIATEGDRTLFFDFLPVKVERVNDCTVRLALYTVPGQVFYNATRKLVLQGADGVVFVADSQPEMMDANRESMANLQENLLEQGIRLERFPLVVQWNKRDLPSALPVAELREALNPRLVPDFETEAISGKGVLDVLKGITRLVIQDLRAKRIVPPPRAANPVAAPRPAGRGLEAELSQHLVGRTPVAAPASSTATSVAAPRPAMPSRSMPAVGASPQVVVPPIAPPGLTGQRPLGAASALAPSDLFDHARAAEGAFAAGDYGTCIQACIDAARRGLALAGEGPLGAQAYLLQVDGGDLLKLQTLGARGGNHRVDDAAFALYVLMQIFTRLHTAGLPAPATE, encoded by the coding sequence GTGAGCAGCGTGAACCTGGTAGCTCGGGAAGTGGCGGCGAAGATCGTCTTCTATGGACCGGGTCTGTCCGGCAAGACGAGCACGTTGCGCAAGATCTACGAAACGGTGCGCCCCGCGCACCGCGGCGAGATGATGTCCATCGCCACCGAGGGAGACCGGACGCTCTTCTTCGACTTCCTGCCCGTGAAGGTGGAGCGGGTGAACGACTGCACGGTGCGGCTGGCGCTGTACACCGTGCCCGGTCAGGTCTTCTACAACGCCACGCGCAAGCTGGTGCTCCAGGGCGCCGACGGCGTGGTGTTCGTGGCGGACTCGCAGCCGGAGATGATGGACGCCAACCGCGAGTCCATGGCCAACCTGCAGGAGAACCTGCTGGAGCAGGGCATCCGGCTGGAGCGCTTCCCGCTCGTGGTGCAGTGGAACAAGCGCGACCTGCCCTCGGCCCTGCCCGTGGCGGAGCTGCGCGAGGCGCTCAATCCCCGCCTCGTCCCCGACTTCGAGACCGAGGCCATCAGCGGCAAGGGCGTGCTGGACGTGCTCAAGGGCATCACCCGGCTGGTCATCCAGGACCTGCGGGCCAAGCGCATCGTCCCCCCGCCCCGCGCGGCCAACCCCGTGGCGGCTCCCCGTCCCGCGGGGCGAGGACTGGAAGCCGAGCTCAGCCAGCACCTGGTGGGCCGCACCCCCGTGGCCGCCCCCGCGTCGTCCACGGCCACCTCGGTCGCGGCCCCCCGCCCCGCCATGCCGTCGCGGAGCATGCCCGCCGTGGGGGCCTCACCGCAGGTGGTGGTCCCACCCATCGCGCCCCCGGGGCTCACCGGGCAGAGGCCCCTGGGCGCCGCGAGCGCGCTCGCGCCCTCGGATTTGTTCGACCACGCCCGGGCCGCGGAGGGCGCGTTCGCCGCCGGAGATTACGGCACGTGCATCCAGGCCTGCATCGATGCCGCCCGCCGCGGGCTCGCACTCGCGGGCGAGGGGCCCCTGGGCGCACAGGCCTACCTGCTCCAGGTGGATGGGGGAGATCTGCTCAAGCTGCAGACGCTCGGGGCCCGCGGCGGCAACCACCGCGTGGATGACGCCGCGTTCGCGCTGTACGTGCTGATGCAGATCTTCACCCGGCTCCACACCGCCGGCCTGCCCGCGCCCGCCACGGAGTGA
- the modA gene encoding molybdate ABC transporter substrate-binding protein: protein MKKLVRSAFLLGVLLILGAGFVAGMGVSAAADAPPPPRTHTLRIAAAADLKFALDELLKDFRAKHPDARVEVTYGASGNFLAQLSQGAPFDVFLSADMSYPRKLVEQGLVAPDGVFPYAVGHLVLWVPRDSPLPVEKLGMKALLEPGVRHIAIANPQHAPYGRAAEAALKSQGLHDAVKDKLVLGENVAQTAQFAQSGAADVGIIALSLALAPAMKAQGRYWEVPTSAYPRMEQGGAILQKAKDPELARRFRDALLGPQSRPLLERYGFTAPGP, encoded by the coding sequence ATGAAAAAGCTCGTGAGGAGCGCGTTCCTGCTGGGAGTCCTGCTCATCCTCGGCGCGGGCTTCGTGGCCGGCATGGGTGTCTCCGCCGCCGCGGACGCGCCGCCCCCGCCACGCACCCACACCCTGCGGATCGCCGCGGCGGCGGATCTGAAGTTCGCGCTGGACGAGCTGTTGAAGGACTTCCGCGCGAAGCACCCCGACGCCCGGGTGGAGGTCACCTACGGCGCGTCGGGCAACTTCCTCGCCCAGCTCTCCCAGGGCGCGCCCTTCGACGTCTTCCTCTCCGCGGACATGTCCTACCCGCGCAAGCTCGTCGAGCAGGGCCTCGTGGCGCCGGACGGGGTGTTTCCCTACGCCGTGGGCCACCTCGTCCTGTGGGTGCCCCGGGACTCGCCGCTGCCCGTGGAGAAGCTCGGAATGAAGGCGCTGCTGGAGCCGGGCGTGCGGCACATCGCCATCGCCAACCCCCAGCACGCCCCCTACGGCCGCGCGGCCGAGGCCGCCTTGAAGAGCCAGGGCCTCCATGACGCCGTCAAGGACAAGCTGGTGCTCGGGGAGAACGTCGCGCAGACGGCCCAGTTCGCGCAGAGCGGTGCCGCGGACGTGGGCATCATCGCGCTGTCGCTCGCGCTCGCCCCGGCCATGAAGGCACAGGGTCGCTATTGGGAAGTCCCCACGAGCGCCTACCCGCGCATGGAGCAGGGCGGGGCCATTCTCCAGAAGGCAAAGGATCCGGAGCTGGCCCGGCGGTTCCGCGACGCGCTGCTCGGCCCCCAGAGCCGGCCGCTGCTCGAGCGCTACGGCTTCACCGCGCCGGGGCCGTGA
- a CDS encoding glycoside hydrolase family 43 protein yields the protein MRLSKIYPGMALALSFLACGGPEVGPSVVHEPVGPSIVNEPVGTSEQAARLSIRNADPTVIRVNSTYISAEVEGGRIYVRTASSVDGLSGAARQVVFSNPNGWAEVWAPQLIKSGTTYYIYFTAGAGAAHRMYVIQSQSPNSGYTAPAPLALPDNKWAIDGTAFVYQGQWYFVWSGWVGDSNGEQTLFLARMSSPTQVTGARFVISQPRETWEKVDINPPCRVNEGPEPLIDPSGQLHIVYSANGSWGANYCLADLRLKAGGDPTYVWDWYKSNGCLFGAAANTLMSGWHPTLYAKGVGHHSFVLLNGDPNTSPPAGPTFPLAYHGVNKNEYPSDFWGARYWYSGTFQWWGNITYTRGTERNTGWSLKFYE from the coding sequence ATGAGGCTGTCGAAGATCTACCCCGGTATGGCACTGGCGCTGTCCTTCCTGGCGTGCGGAGGCCCCGAGGTGGGCCCCAGCGTCGTCCACGAGCCGGTGGGCCCCAGCATCGTCAACGAGCCGGTGGGCACGAGCGAGCAGGCCGCGCGCCTGTCCATCCGCAACGCGGACCCGACCGTCATCCGCGTGAACAGCACCTACATCTCCGCGGAGGTGGAGGGGGGGCGCATCTACGTGCGCACGGCCTCGTCGGTGGACGGGCTGTCGGGCGCCGCGCGCCAGGTGGTCTTCAGCAACCCCAATGGCTGGGCCGAGGTGTGGGCGCCGCAGCTCATCAAGAGCGGCACCACCTACTACATCTACTTCACGGCGGGCGCGGGCGCCGCGCACCGCATGTATGTCATTCAATCGCAGAGCCCCAACTCGGGCTACACGGCGCCGGCGCCGCTGGCGCTGCCGGACAACAAGTGGGCCATCGACGGCACGGCCTTCGTCTACCAGGGACAGTGGTACTTCGTCTGGTCCGGCTGGGTGGGAGACAGCAACGGCGAGCAGACGCTCTTCCTCGCGCGCATGTCGAGCCCCACGCAGGTGACGGGAGCGCGCTTCGTCATCTCCCAGCCCCGTGAGACGTGGGAGAAGGTCGACATCAATCCCCCCTGCCGCGTCAACGAGGGCCCCGAGCCCCTCATCGATCCGAGCGGCCAGTTGCACATCGTGTACTCGGCCAATGGGAGCTGGGGCGCCAATTACTGTCTGGCGGATCTGCGGCTCAAGGCCGGGGGAGATCCCACCTATGTCTGGGACTGGTACAAGTCCAATGGCTGCCTCTTCGGCGCCGCGGCCAACACCCTCATGAGCGGGTGGCATCCGACGCTGTACGCCAAGGGCGTGGGCCACCACTCCTTCGTGCTGCTCAACGGAGACCCCAACACGAGCCCGCCCGCGGGCCCCACCTTCCCCCTCGCCTACCACGGCGTGAACAAGAACGAGTACCCGAGCGACTTCTGGGGCGCGCGCTACTGGTACTCGGGCACCTTCCAGTGGTGGGGCAACATCACGTACACGCGCGGCACGGAGCGCAACACGGGCTGGAGCCTGAAGTTCTACGAGTAG
- a CDS encoding TauD/TfdA family dioxygenase: protein MKPLALDDTLSKNIGAKLQAITSPYEKFEDSLVQVYKIFAELPANVIKDIMSFGRFPESPGMMLLENMPLDPVLPPTPKDGKPVTARNSFVGEGILLGLTQMLGEPVGFTSEKSGNLIHYVTPVESGSYTQSNQGSKVFLNYHNDSVHDESGYYHRFNPDYLILHCIRADKEGKAYTYYADARDICKALPAETVALLRQPLFRMAAPSTFSRERAGGAQVWSNLVPIISGPDAFPEVSIAANGVKGETPEAEKALEQLHAACHDEKVHTKVALRPGMTMLINNRKGLHARGVFEPGFDGEDRWLLRTYIRRNMWEMRHRSIGTQRVFA, encoded by the coding sequence ATGAAGCCTCTGGCTCTGGATGACACCCTGTCGAAGAACATTGGCGCGAAGCTGCAGGCCATCACCTCTCCGTACGAGAAGTTCGAGGACTCGCTGGTCCAGGTGTACAAGATCTTCGCGGAGCTCCCCGCGAACGTCATCAAGGACATCATGTCCTTCGGGCGTTTCCCCGAGAGCCCCGGGATGATGCTGCTGGAGAACATGCCGCTGGACCCGGTGCTCCCCCCGACGCCCAAGGACGGCAAGCCCGTGACGGCGCGCAACAGCTTCGTGGGCGAGGGCATCCTGCTCGGGCTGACCCAGATGCTGGGCGAGCCGGTCGGCTTCACGTCCGAGAAGTCCGGCAACCTCATCCACTACGTGACGCCGGTGGAGTCGGGCAGCTACACCCAGTCCAATCAGGGCTCGAAGGTGTTCCTCAACTACCACAACGACTCGGTCCACGATGAGAGCGGGTACTACCACCGCTTCAACCCGGACTACCTGATCCTCCACTGCATCCGCGCGGACAAGGAAGGCAAGGCCTACACGTACTACGCCGATGCGCGCGACATCTGCAAGGCGCTGCCGGCGGAGACGGTGGCCCTGCTGCGCCAGCCGCTGTTCCGCATGGCCGCTCCGAGCACCTTCTCGCGCGAGCGCGCCGGCGGCGCCCAGGTCTGGTCGAACCTGGTGCCCATCATCTCCGGGCCGGACGCCTTCCCCGAGGTCTCCATCGCCGCCAACGGCGTGAAGGGCGAGACGCCCGAGGCCGAGAAGGCCCTCGAGCAGCTGCACGCCGCCTGCCACGACGAGAAGGTCCACACCAAGGTCGCCCTGCGGCCCGGCATGACGATGCTCATCAACAACCGCAAGGGTCTGCACGCGCGCGGCGTGTTCGAGCCGGGGTTCGACGGTGAGGACCGCTGGCTGCTGCGGACCTATATCCGCCGCAACATGTGGGAGATGCGTCACCGCTCCATCGGCACCCAGCGGGTGTTCGCCTAG